A stretch of DNA from Adhaeribacter swui:
AACAATATGGAAGTAGCCATGCACCGCCGGACGGTAGCCGGTTCATTAATTGGGAGTATTCAAGAAACCCAGGAAGTATTAGACTTTTGTGCCGAACACCAGATTTTACCCGAAGTAGAAATTATTCCTATCCAGGAAATAAATCAAGCGTTCAAACGCATGCAGCAGAAAGACGTGCATTACCGGTTTGTTATTGATATGCAATCTTTAAAAGAGGAAAGTAATTAGCTTGCCGGAGTTATTTCCATAGTGCCGCCATAGCTACCAAGATTCAAAGAAACTTACCGCTACTACTGGGAGTAGCGGTAAGTTTCTTTTGAACTAATCCGGTAGTTGATTGATGTCGCGGGGTTCTAAGCGGATTTGGGCATTCATCTCGTGCCGGTACCGGCTAGAAGTTTCGTAGGCCAAACGTCTGGCCCGGTTGATGGAACCTAAAGGCTGGTGTTCCGGTAAACAATGAAACGGATTAAACGAAAGCACATCGTCGGCAAACACTCGCCGCGCCGGACTATAGGCCTCTTGCGCCGGAATCACGATCCTCCCGATGGGTTGATACGGGCTTAGTGCTTTGGGCCATTCTACGGAGGCATCTTCCACGGGCATGGTATGCAGATCGGTACAAAGCTGGGCCCGTAACTCGTACTCGGCCCCTTGCTGGCGGAAAAAATCCACGACCACGTCTCGCCAGGTTTCCGCATCTTCTACTTTCAATTCTTGCTTAGCTAAAGCTTGCACATTGCCCGATAGGGGCGCCGCACTAATCTTAGCCACGTAGTCCCCGTACCGGAAGGCTCCCATAGAGTGGAAGGTTTCCCCCAGTATGTGATAATGCGGATGCCCTGGTCCAATCGGGTTGATTTGCGGATCCACGCCCACGGCTTGCAATGCTTTATTGGCAACCCGCGACACAGCCGATAATGCCTCCTGGAAAGCTTCCGGCGTATGGGCGAGTTTCTCTAGTTTGAGCTGCATGTCATGGTAGCTTTTGATGTCGCCCGTAGGGATCACGGGATCACTCACCAACAAGAAATCTTGGGTGACCTCGTCTGCTTTATCCGGCAGAAACTTGCGCCCTTCCACGCCGATTACCTTTATGGCAAATCCCTTGAAAGTTGATTGTTTATCCGAACCCAGCGCGCCCGGGGCGGAAGACAAACGAATTATCACGGGGTACGTGCGGGCTTGCTGGAATAATCCTTGTGCCAGATGGCTGGGTAAATTAGGGTAGATGTGAAGCTCCCCCCGGAGTACGCCGTGGCTTTTAGCATGTGCATCCCGGATGGCGTGGCGGTGCTTGTCGAACATATAGCGGTTCAACCGGTTCATCGAAGCCACTGTTTCTTCCGTTAATTGCTGTTCATCGGGTTGGGTTTCTTCCACCCCGCTGTCGAAGCGGACGTAAGAAGCAGGTTGAGTGATAGACATAGGGACGATTGCTTTAGTAGGAAAAAGATAAACGCTCTCTTGCTTAATTAATAAGGTTGTACAATCCGGTAAGATTTAAATCCCACTTATACTGTCAGGAGAACTGATTTAAGAAAGGTCCTGGGCCTCTAACCAGTTATAGACGTACTCGGCTACTTCTTCCCAGCCCGGCTCACCGCAGATAAAATGACTCCGGTTGGCAAATTCCTGCAATGCCGTTACACTATTCGGATCGGTATAGCCTCGGACGTTTTTCTCGTTTAAGTGCGGGGGGACGATCTGATCTTTCTCGCCAGCGATAAACAGCAAGGGCACGTGCGGCAAGTCCAGATCTACCCGGCCCGCCTCGCCCATACAATCCCGGAACACGTTGCGGCTATCGTGCGTCGCGTACTGCTCGAACGCCGCAGTTGCCGCGGCTTCATTCAAGGTATTGGCAAATGAAGCGTGAAAGGTCTCGGCGTCCATGTAAATAGGCGCATTGCCTTTTAAGGGATTGGCGATGGTAGCGCTGTTTTTGACAAAGCTCCAGTCCAGATCTACCATCGCGTTCGGGGCTACGGAGTCGATGGGCACCCCGGCTGCAATCAGCTCCCGGTTGGCCAGTAATTGCACGATTAAACCGCCTACGGAATGGCCAATAACAATGGGCTTGGCTTCTTGTTCCAACACTACGCATTCTACGGCTTCCACCACCTCATTTAATTCTAAATCACCCAATCCGGCCGGTGGATTCTGCCGCAACTCCGCGGGTTCACCTGCGTGTAAGGGCCAGGCCGGCGCCAGGCAGTTATAGCCTCGCTGAGTAAAGTAGTTCATCCAATTACCCCAGCTTTTAGGGTTCTGAAACATGCCGTGCACAAAAATGATCGTTTTCATAGTTTTATAATAGGTGTAGTCTATAAGGGTTCTTGTAAGGAACCTTGCTAAAAGCGAGATAAGGTAGGCGTATCATCCGTCTCGGGAATCATCGCCTCCCAGAAACTATCATCGTCGCTACAACTAAGCATTAAGGCGGTAAAACCAGTAAGTAAGAGAAGAGATTTAAGCCAAATTTTCATACGTTAGATTTATTAAACAGTAAAATTATCCGCTCCCCTCTTTCATTCGAAAATTGGAGGTATTTGCGACTTGCAGGATAAAGAAATCTTTACCTCGGGATACCAACAAACTTTCAAGGGGAAGGGTTAACAACCGTACGCATAAAATAAAAACTAGGATTTAGCCCAAAATGATTCTAAGAAACTAAAAAACAAAATTCAGTATTTATACTTACATATTAGTCACTTATACATCTAATATTCCGTATAAATAGCATTTATTTTTCCGTCTAGTAACCTCGTCATTTGGAAACTGGTAAAAGAGCTTATTGTCCTTTTTCCAACCTTCAACTCTCAACAAAAACAATGAAAGCGCTTGTATTTCACAAAATTAACGATGTTCGGGTCGACACCGTAGACGATCCTAGTATTGAAGATAGCCGCGATGCCATTATCCGGGTGACCTCTACGGCTATTTGCGGTTCCGATTTGCATATCCTGGACGGCTTTGTTCCCCAAATGAATAACATGGTGCTGGGCCATGAGTTTATGGGAATTGTCGAAGAAGTAGGATCGGGAGTAGGAAATTTAAAAAAGGGGGACCGGGTAGTTGTTCCTTTTCCGATTGCCTGCGGCAGTTGCTTTTTTTGTACTCACAAATGGCCCACGCAGTGCGAGAACTCAAATAAAAATTACGGCCCGGATGGTGGCTTAATGACCGAGAAAGGTGCCGCTTTGTTTGGCTACACCGATTTATACGGCGGCATTCAAGGCGGGCAAGCCGAATACGTGCGAGTACCCTACGCTGATTTTGGTCCCCGGATTGTACCGGACGAACTCACGGACGAACAAGTCTTATTTCTAACGGATATTTTCCCGACGGGCTGGGCCGCCGCGGATTGGGGTCGCATAAAAGGCGGGGAAACGGTAGCTATCTTCGGGGCCGGACCAGTCGGGATTATGGCGGCTAAATCGGCCTGGATTATGGGAGCAGGTCGCGTGGTGAACATCGATGTGCAGCAGTACCGCTTAGAGATGGCCAAAAAAGCGGCTAACTCTGAAACTATTCTGTGGGAAAGTGAAGACCAGGTGGTAGAAATTATCCGCGGCATGACCGAAGGTAGAGGCGCTGATGTGTGTATTGATGCCGTGGGCATGGAAGCCGACCGCAGTTTGCTGGAAAAAGCCAAAGCCGTGATTAATTTTGAAAAAGGAACTACTAAAGTACTGGAAACATGCATGCGGGCTGTTCGCCGGGCCGGAGTAGTGAGCGTAGTAGGTGTTTACGGCGCTCCGTACGATAACTTCCCGCTGGGTCGTTGGTTCGATAAAGGCATAACGTTAATGGGCACCCAAGCCCCGGTGCAAATATACATTGACCATTTGATGAACCTGGTGCAAACCGGCCAAGTAACCCTCAACGACATTATCACGCATACTTTGCCTCTATCCGAAGCACCGCATGGCTACGATATCTTTAAGAAAAAAGAAGACAACTGCGTCAAAGTAGTGCTTAAACCTTAACCATTTACCTAATATTTTTTATTCTTACAACCCATAAATGAACACTAACCCCAACACCCAACCCAAGAAGACCAATATCCCTTTTATAGATAAAGGATTACGACTACTTTCTATTTTCACCATTTTTGGCCTGGTATTATCTCTATCAGCTTGCCAGGACGATGATGAATCTAATACCGGCATTGATCCTTCTAAACCCAAACCCGAGTGGGGACCGACCATTAAACCCGAAATGCAGG
This window harbors:
- a CDS encoding catalase family protein, whose translation is MSITQPASYVRFDSGVEETQPDEQQLTEETVASMNRLNRYMFDKHRHAIRDAHAKSHGVLRGELHIYPNLPSHLAQGLFQQARTYPVIIRLSSAPGALGSDKQSTFKGFAIKVIGVEGRKFLPDKADEVTQDFLLVSDPVIPTGDIKSYHDMQLKLEKLAHTPEAFQEALSAVSRVANKALQAVGVDPQINPIGPGHPHYHILGETFHSMGAFRYGDYVAKISAAPLSGNVQALAKQELKVEDAETWRDVVVDFFRQQGAEYELRAQLCTDLHTMPVEDASVEWPKALSPYQPIGRIVIPAQEAYSPARRVFADDVLSFNPFHCLPEHQPLGSINRARRLAYETSSRYRHEMNAQIRLEPRDINQLPD
- a CDS encoding alpha/beta hydrolase, whose translation is MKTIIFVHGMFQNPKSWGNWMNYFTQRGYNCLAPAWPLHAGEPAELRQNPPAGLGDLELNEVVEAVECVVLEQEAKPIVIGHSVGGLIVQLLANRELIAAGVPIDSVAPNAMVDLDWSFVKNSATIANPLKGNAPIYMDAETFHASFANTLNEAAATAAFEQYATHDSRNVFRDCMGEAGRVDLDLPHVPLLFIAGEKDQIVPPHLNEKNVRGYTDPNSVTALQEFANRSHFICGEPGWEEVAEYVYNWLEAQDLS
- a CDS encoding zinc-dependent alcohol dehydrogenase, encoding MKALVFHKINDVRVDTVDDPSIEDSRDAIIRVTSTAICGSDLHILDGFVPQMNNMVLGHEFMGIVEEVGSGVGNLKKGDRVVVPFPIACGSCFFCTHKWPTQCENSNKNYGPDGGLMTEKGAALFGYTDLYGGIQGGQAEYVRVPYADFGPRIVPDELTDEQVLFLTDIFPTGWAAADWGRIKGGETVAIFGAGPVGIMAAKSAWIMGAGRVVNIDVQQYRLEMAKKAANSETILWESEDQVVEIIRGMTEGRGADVCIDAVGMEADRSLLEKAKAVINFEKGTTKVLETCMRAVRRAGVVSVVGVYGAPYDNFPLGRWFDKGITLMGTQAPVQIYIDHLMNLVQTGQVTLNDIITHTLPLSEAPHGYDIFKKKEDNCVKVVLKP